In Glycine max cultivar Williams 82 chromosome 7, Glycine_max_v4.0, whole genome shotgun sequence, a single window of DNA contains:
- the LOC100797685 gene encoding sister chromatid cohesion protein PDS5 homolog A isoform X3 translates to MAQLQLKELGSKLETLPTSKDALVKLLKQATTCLAELDQSPSTSTLESMKPFFNAIVKPELLKHQDRDVKLLVATCVCEITRITAPEAPYSDEILKDIFQLIVGTFRGLSDTNGPSFGRRVVILETLAKYRSCVVMLDLECNDLVHEMFSIFFVVARDDHPESVLSSMQTIMVVLLEESEDVRDDLLSILLSKLGREKKGVNMAARRLAMNVIQQCAGKLEPIIKQFLLSLISGDSKPVNSQVEYHGIIYDLYCCAPQILSRILPYVTGELLTDQLEIRLKAMNLHVRNCLLLNPFRAEAPQIISALCERLLDFDENVRKQVVAVICDVACHALNAVPLETVKLVAERLRDKSLLVKKYTMERLTEVYRVACEKSSDNVNPNEYNWIPGKILRCFYDKDFRSDIIESVLCGSLFPVEFSISDIVKHWIGIFSGFDKVEVKALEKILEQKQRLQQEMQKYLSLRKMSQDKDIPEVQKKIVFCFKVMSRSFADPIKAEESFQILDQLKDANIWKILTNLVDPNTSLHQSRAYRDELLKILGEKHCLYEFLNTFSVKCSCLLFNKEHVKTILLEIIAKKSAENAQRTQSCMNMLVIIARFSPLLLRGSEEELVNLLKDNNDTIQEGVLNVLAKAGGTIREQLAVTSSSVDLILERLCLEGSRRQAKYAVHALAAITKDDGLKSLSVLYKRLVDMLEDKTHLPAVLQSLGCIAQTAMPVYETRENEIEEFILNKILKSDSKEDNMKTSWDDKSGLCMLKIYGIKTFVKSYLPVKDAHVRPDIDRLLDILRNILLYGEISKDLKSSSVDKAHLKLASAKAVLRLSRLWDHKIPVDLFHLTLRVSEISFPQAKKIFLSKIHQYIKDRLLDAKYGCAFLFNIFGSKPDEFAEGKQNLFDIIQMHHQLKARQLSVQSDANSLTTYPEYILPYLVHALAHNSCPNVDYCKDVGAYDDIYRQLHLILSMLLQRDEDAKSEVTTDKEKEVISTITSIFLRIKHSEDVVDTSKSKNSHALCELGLAITKRLVQKDVDFQGLSHLVSLPPLLYKASEKEGDDTLVTEVKSWLADESALTHFESLELETVQSQSAEDEASKDDEKDGNEIPLRKMLKNIKSQGTSGKKVKRNKSVPAETKKTGNDFDILNMVREINVDNLGTPTNFEPSNGHDHSLIKKELKDPEYATGKKRKASKTTPVPVPKRRRSSSAHGKLRLSTSISKASRRVSGVDSPQPKLPLDEEVNPDADSKTMQRKMVKGSEKDLLLSSLKRKVKGSDSYHNDELNKPDEHDMMSPDSTQQSDKTVGKNNKSSTGSTKKGKRKSISGLAKCTTKEGEIDTEDLIGCRIKVWWPTDKKFYGGTIKSYDPLKGKHVILYDDGDVEILRLEKERWELIDKGRKSIKKIKLSSFEASGQKHKGSSGSQSKKAKKIINGKQSPSKPVKRASKNNFHQEDAKEPSKISNPEETTTSKADEMYSGGSDEELTGGFNEIMTKEKKSNKNTKSISRGKRLNKEKNFHYTEESDEEKQDCSGRLSEDRESVPQGSSEEREVDESSGALRENINGQEFDSEGHHDNSKADRSPREMEKSHIEPSKSPDDDDDDTIAEISDDVPLSKWKHRTGKKSSGKEQ, encoded by the exons ATGGCTCAGTTGCAACTGAAGGAGCTGGGATCCAAGCTCGAGACCCTTCCCACCTCCAAAGACGCTCTCGTCAAGCTCTTGAAG CAAGCAACCACATGCCTTGCAGAGTTGGACCAGTCACCTTCGACATCAACATTGGAGTCAATGAAGCCATTTTTTAATGCAATTGTTAAGCCAGAATTGCTGAAGCACCAAGATAGGGATGTCAAGCTTCTAGTAGCAACTTGTGTTTGTGAGATAACTCGGATCACTGCACCTGAAGCTCCCTACAGTGATGAAATTCTAAAG GATATCTTTCAGTTGATTGTTGGCACTTTTCGTGGTCTAAGTGATACCAATGGTCCATCCTTTGGCCGGAGAGTTGTTATATTGGAGACTCTCGCGAAATATAGATCATGTgttgtgatgttggatcttgaaTGCAATGATCTGGTACATGAAATGTTCAGTATTTTCTTCGTGGTTGCCAG AGATGATCATCCTGAAAGTGTTCTGTCATCCATGCAAACTATAATGGTGGTTCTCTTAGAAGAGAGTGAGGATGTCCGTGATGATCTTTTATCTATTCTACTATCTAAATTAGGTCGTGAAAAAAAA GGTGTTAATATGGCTGCAAGGAGGCTGGCTATGAATGTCATACAACAATGTGCAGGAAAACTTGAACCCatcattaaacaatttttactATCATTAATTTCTGGAGATAGCAAGCCAGTGAACAGTCAAGTCGAATACCATGGAATTATCTATGATCTGTATTGCTGTGCTCCTCAGATCCTGTCTAGAATTCTCCCTTACGTGACTGGAGAGCTACTG ACCGACCAGCTGGAAATCCGTTTGAAAGCTATGAACTTG CATGTAAGGAACTGTCTGCTGTTAAATCCTTTCAGAGCTGAAGCTCCTCAAATAATAT CTGCCCTTTGTGAACGGTTGCTGGATTTCGATGAAAATGTTCGAAAGCAAGTTGTAGCTGTTATCTGCGATGTGGCATGTCATGCCCTAAATGCTGTTCCACTTGAAACTGTGAAACTTGTTGCAGAACGGCTTCGTGATAAATCT CTACTTGTTAAAAAGTATACAATGGAGAGATTAACTGAAGTGTATAGAGTTGCTTGTGAGAAGAGCAGTGACAATGTCAATCCTAATGAATACAACTGGATTCCTGGGAAGATCCTTAGATGTTTTTATGATAAAGATTTCCG ATCTGATATAATTGAATCTGTTCTCTGTGGGTCCCTGTTTCCTGTAGAATTTTCAATCAGTGATATTGTTAAACATTGGATTGGGATTTTCTCTGGATTTGATAAAGTGGAGGTAAAGGCTCTTGAAAAGATACTGGAGCAAAAACAAAG GTTACAACAAGAGATGCAGAAGTATCTGTCTTTGAGGAAGATGAGTCAG GATAAAGATATTCCCGAGGTCCAAAAGAAGATTGTTTTCTGTTTCAAAGTAATGTCCCGTTCGTTTGCTGACCCCATAAAAGCTGAAGAGAGTTTCCAGATTCTGGATCAATTAAAAGATGCTAATATCTGGAAGATTTTGACAAATCTTGTTGATCCAAATACGAGCCTCCATCAATCTCGGGCCTACCGG gATGAATTGCTTAAAATACTTGGAGAAAAACATTGTCTCTATGAGTTTCTGAATACCTTCTCTGTGAAGTGCTCTTGTTTGCTTTTTAACAAGGAGCATGTAAAAACAATTCTTTTAGAAATAATAGCTAAAAAATCTGCAGAAAATGCTCAGCGTACACAATCTTGCATGAATATGTTGGTG ATAATTGCTCGTTTCAGTCCATTGCTCCTTCGTGGCAGTGAAGAGGAGCTGGTGAATTTACTGAAAGATAATAATGATACAATTCAGGAAGGTGTTCTGAATGTTTTAGCAAAGGCTGGTGGTACTATTCGTGAACAACTTGCCGTCACATCAAG TTCTGTAGACCTTATATTGGAGAGACTATGTTTAGAAGGCAGTCGGAGGCAGGCAAAGTATGCTGTCCATGCACTGGCTGCAATAACAAAGGATGATGGCCTCAAGTCTCTCTCTGTTCTATACAAG AGACTTGTAGATATGCTGGAAGATAAAACACATCTGCCTGCAGTACTTCAGTCTCTGGGGTGTATTGCGCAGACAGCAATGCCTGTCTATGAAACCAGAGAGAATGAAATTGAAGAATTTATACTAAACAAGATTCTAAAAAGTGATAGT AAAGAAGATAACATGAAAACATCTTGGGATGATAAAAGTGGTCTTTGTATGTTGAAG ATATATGGCATTAAAACATTTGTAAAGAGCTACTTGCCAGTCAAAGATGCTCATGTTCGTCCAGACATTGATAGGCTTCTGGATATCCTTAGGAATATTTTATTGTATGGTGAAATATCAAAGGATTTAAAAtcaag TTCAGTTGATAAGGCCCATTTGAAGCTTGCTTCTGCGAAGGCAGTTCTTCGTTTGTCTAGACTTTGGGATCACAAGATACCTGTTGATCTTTTTCACTTAACTTTAAGGGTGTCTGAG ATTAGTTTTCCTCAAGCTAAGAAGATTTTCTTGAGTAAAATTCACCAATATATCAAAGACCGCCTTTTGGATGCCAAATACGGGTGTGCTTTCTTATTCAACATATTTGGATCCAAGCCTGACGAGTTTGCAGAG GGTAAACAGAACCTCTTTGACATTATTCAAATGCACCACCAGTTGAAGGCACGGCAACTTTCTGTGCAATCAGATGCAAATTCCTTGACCACTTACCCTGAATACATTCTTCCATACCTAGTTCATGCACTTGCTCACAATTCATGTCCCAATGTTGATTATTGCAAGGATGTTGGAGCATATGATGATATATACCG GCAGTTGCACCTAATATTGTCAATGCTACTGCAAAGAGATGAAGATGCCAAGTCAGAAGTAACTACTGACAAAGAGAAGGAAGTTATATCTACCATCACTTCTATCTTTCTGAGGATCAAGCATTCTGAAGATGTGGTTGACACATCAAAGTCAAag AATTCTCATGCATTATGTGAGCTTGGTTTAGCAATAACCAAACGCTTAGTTCAGAAGGATGTTGATTTTCAAGGATTGTCCCATTTGGTTTCTCTACCTCCATTGCTATACAAAGCATCTGAGAAGGAAGGAGATGACACTTTG GTAACTGAAGTTAAAAGCTGGTTGGCTGATGAAAGTGCCTTGACTCACTTTGAATCTCTTGAACTAGAAACG GTTCAATCCCAATCAGCAGAGGATGAAGCTTCAAAGGATGATGAAAAAGACGGCAATGAAATACCTTTGCGAAAGATGTTAAAGAACATAAAATCTCAGGGAACCAGTGGGAAAAAGGTGAAAAGGAATAAGTCTGTGCCAGCTGAAACAAAAAAGACTGGAAATGATTTTGACATCTTAAATATGGTCAGAGAAATTAATGTGGATAACTTGGGGACCCCCACTAATTTTGAACCAAGTAACGGTCATGACCATTCTCTGATTAAAAAGGAACTGAAGGATCCAGAATATGCAACAGGTAAAAAGAGAAAAGCTAGCAAAACAACACCTGTTCCGGTGCCTAAACGTAGGCGGTCTTCCTCTGCTCATGGAAAATTGAGATTATCAACTAGTATATCAAAGGCATCTCGAAGAGTTTCAGGAGTAGACTCCCCTCAACCCAAATTACCGCTTGATGAAGAAGTTAACCCTGATGCAGATAGCAAAACCATGCAGAGAAAAATGGTCAAAGGAAGTGAGAAAGATTTGTTATTGTCCTCATTAAAACGAAAAGTTAAGGGTTCTGACAGTTACCATAATGATGAGTTGAACAAACCTGATGAGCATGACATGATG AGTCCTGATAGTACACAACAAAGTGATAAGACTGTAGGAAAAAATAACAAGTCTTCCACAGGATCTACtaaaaaggggaaaagaaaaagtatttcAGGATTGGCTAAG TGCACGACAAAGGAAGGTGAAATTGATACCGAAGATCTAATTGGCTGCAGAATTAAAGTTTGGTGGCCTACGGATAAGAA ATTTTATGGAGGCACCATCAAGTCCTATGACCCTTTGAAAGGGAAGCATGTG ATATTATATGATGATGGAGACGTAGAAATACTTCGTTTGGAAAAGGAGCGCTGGGAGCTTATTGACAAGGGCCGTAAATCTATCAAG AAGATAAAACTCTCTTCATTTGAAGC TTCTGGACAAAAGCATAAAGGTTCAAGTGGCTCACAAAgtaaaaaggcaaaaaaaat AATCAATGGTAAACAATCTCCCAGCAAACCTGTGAAACGtgcatcaaaaaataattttcatcaaGAGGATGCCAAAGAGCCTTCAAAGATATCAAATCCTGAAGAGACTACAACCTCTAAAGCGGATGAAATGTACTCCG GTGGATCAGATGAGGAGTTGACTGGAGGATTCAATGAAATTATGACAAAGGAGAAGAAAtctaacaaaaatacaaaatcaatttcCAGAGGAAAGAGGctaaacaaagagaaaaacttcCATTATACAGAAGAATCAGATGAAGAGAAGCAGGATTGTAGTGGGAGGCTTTCTGAAGATAGGGAAAGTGTCCCACAAGGTAGTTCTGAAGAGAGAGAAGTGGATGAATCAAGTGGAGCTTTGAGGGAAAATATTAACGGACAAGAATTTGATTCTGAAGGGCATCATGATAACAGCAAAGCTGACCGTAGTCCTAGAGAAATGGAGAAATCACATATAGAGCCATCAAAAAGTCCTGATGATGATGACGACGACACAATTGCTGAGATTTCTGATGATGTGCCTCTG AGCAAATGGAAACATAGGACGGGGAAGAAAAGCTCAGGGAAAGAACAATGA
- the LOC100797685 gene encoding sister chromatid cohesion protein PDS5 homolog A-A isoform X4, whose protein sequence is MAARRLAMNVIQQCAGKLEPIIKQFLLSLISGDSKPVNSQVEYHGIIYDLYCCAPQILSRILPYVTGELLTDQLEIRLKAMNLVGDIISLPGSSIPEAFQSIFSEFLKRLTDRVVDVRMSVLEHVRNCLLLNPFRAEAPQIISALCERLLDFDENVRKQVVAVICDVACHALNAVPLETVKLVAERLRDKSLLVKKYTMERLTEVYRVACEKSSDNVNPNEYNWIPGKILRCFYDKDFRSDIIESVLCGSLFPVEFSISDIVKHWIGIFSGFDKVEVKALEKILEQKQRLQQEMQKYLSLRKMSQDKDIPEVQKKIVFCFKVMSRSFADPIKAEESFQILDQLKDANIWKILTNLVDPNTSLHQSRAYRDELLKILGEKHCLYEFLNTFSVKCSCLLFNKEHVKTILLEIIAKKSAENAQRTQSCMNMLVIIARFSPLLLRGSEEELVNLLKDNNDTIQEGVLNVLAKAGGTIREQLAVTSSSVDLILERLCLEGSRRQAKYAVHALAAITKDDGLKSLSVLYKRLVDMLEDKTHLPAVLQSLGCIAQTAMPVYETRENEIEEFILNKILKSDSKEDNMKTSWDDKSGLCMLKIYGIKTFVKSYLPVKDAHVRPDIDRLLDILRNILLYGEISKDLKSSSVDKAHLKLASAKAVLRLSRLWDHKIPVDLFHLTLRVSEISFPQAKKIFLSKIHQYIKDRLLDAKYGCAFLFNIFGSKPDEFAEGKQNLFDIIQMHHQLKARQLSVQSDANSLTTYPEYILPYLVHALAHNSCPNVDYCKDVGAYDDIYRQLHLILSMLLQRDEDAKSEVTTDKEKEVISTITSIFLRIKHSEDVVDTSKSKNSHALCELGLAITKRLVQKDVDFQGLSHLVSLPPLLYKASEKEGDDTLVTEVKSWLADESALTHFESLELETVQSQSAEDEASKDDEKDGNEIPLRKMLKNIKSQGTSGKKVKRNKSVPAETKKTGNDFDILNMVREINVDNLGTPTNFEPSNGHDHSLIKKELKDPEYATGKKRKASKTTPVPVPKRRRSSSAHGKLRLSTSISKASRRVSGVDSPQPKLPLDEEVNPDADSKTMQRKMVKGSEKDLLLSSLKRKVKGSDSYHNDELNKPDEHDMMSPDSTQQSDKTVGKNNKSSTGSTKKGKRKSISGLAKCTTKEGEIDTEDLIGCRIKVWWPTDKKFYGGTIKSYDPLKGKHVILYDDGDVEILRLEKERWELIDKGRKSIKKIKLSSFEASGQKHKGSSGSQSKKAKKIINGKQSPSKPVKRASKNNFHQEDAKEPSKISNPEETTTSKADEMYSGGSDEELTGGFNEIMTKEKKSNKNTKSISRGKRLNKEKNFHYTEESDEEKQDCSGRLSEDRESVPQGSSEEREVDESSGALRENINGQEFDSEGHHDNSKADRSPREMEKSHIEPSKSPDDDDDDTIAEISDDVPLSKWKHRTGKKSSGKEQ, encoded by the exons ATGGCTGCAAGGAGGCTGGCTATGAATGTCATACAACAATGTGCAGGAAAACTTGAACCCatcattaaacaatttttactATCATTAATTTCTGGAGATAGCAAGCCAGTGAACAGTCAAGTCGAATACCATGGAATTATCTATGATCTGTATTGCTGTGCTCCTCAGATCCTGTCTAGAATTCTCCCTTACGTGACTGGAGAGCTACTG ACCGACCAGCTGGAAATCCGTTTGAAAGCTATGAACTTGGTTGGTGACATAATTTCTCTTCCTGGATCTTCCATTCCCGAAGCATTTCAGTCtatattttcagaatttttGAAGAGATTGACTGATAGAGTTGTTGACGTTCGCATGTCGGTCCTTGAGCATGTAAGGAACTGTCTGCTGTTAAATCCTTTCAGAGCTGAAGCTCCTCAAATAATAT CTGCCCTTTGTGAACGGTTGCTGGATTTCGATGAAAATGTTCGAAAGCAAGTTGTAGCTGTTATCTGCGATGTGGCATGTCATGCCCTAAATGCTGTTCCACTTGAAACTGTGAAACTTGTTGCAGAACGGCTTCGTGATAAATCT CTACTTGTTAAAAAGTATACAATGGAGAGATTAACTGAAGTGTATAGAGTTGCTTGTGAGAAGAGCAGTGACAATGTCAATCCTAATGAATACAACTGGATTCCTGGGAAGATCCTTAGATGTTTTTATGATAAAGATTTCCG ATCTGATATAATTGAATCTGTTCTCTGTGGGTCCCTGTTTCCTGTAGAATTTTCAATCAGTGATATTGTTAAACATTGGATTGGGATTTTCTCTGGATTTGATAAAGTGGAGGTAAAGGCTCTTGAAAAGATACTGGAGCAAAAACAAAG GTTACAACAAGAGATGCAGAAGTATCTGTCTTTGAGGAAGATGAGTCAG GATAAAGATATTCCCGAGGTCCAAAAGAAGATTGTTTTCTGTTTCAAAGTAATGTCCCGTTCGTTTGCTGACCCCATAAAAGCTGAAGAGAGTTTCCAGATTCTGGATCAATTAAAAGATGCTAATATCTGGAAGATTTTGACAAATCTTGTTGATCCAAATACGAGCCTCCATCAATCTCGGGCCTACCGG gATGAATTGCTTAAAATACTTGGAGAAAAACATTGTCTCTATGAGTTTCTGAATACCTTCTCTGTGAAGTGCTCTTGTTTGCTTTTTAACAAGGAGCATGTAAAAACAATTCTTTTAGAAATAATAGCTAAAAAATCTGCAGAAAATGCTCAGCGTACACAATCTTGCATGAATATGTTGGTG ATAATTGCTCGTTTCAGTCCATTGCTCCTTCGTGGCAGTGAAGAGGAGCTGGTGAATTTACTGAAAGATAATAATGATACAATTCAGGAAGGTGTTCTGAATGTTTTAGCAAAGGCTGGTGGTACTATTCGTGAACAACTTGCCGTCACATCAAG TTCTGTAGACCTTATATTGGAGAGACTATGTTTAGAAGGCAGTCGGAGGCAGGCAAAGTATGCTGTCCATGCACTGGCTGCAATAACAAAGGATGATGGCCTCAAGTCTCTCTCTGTTCTATACAAG AGACTTGTAGATATGCTGGAAGATAAAACACATCTGCCTGCAGTACTTCAGTCTCTGGGGTGTATTGCGCAGACAGCAATGCCTGTCTATGAAACCAGAGAGAATGAAATTGAAGAATTTATACTAAACAAGATTCTAAAAAGTGATAGT AAAGAAGATAACATGAAAACATCTTGGGATGATAAAAGTGGTCTTTGTATGTTGAAG ATATATGGCATTAAAACATTTGTAAAGAGCTACTTGCCAGTCAAAGATGCTCATGTTCGTCCAGACATTGATAGGCTTCTGGATATCCTTAGGAATATTTTATTGTATGGTGAAATATCAAAGGATTTAAAAtcaag TTCAGTTGATAAGGCCCATTTGAAGCTTGCTTCTGCGAAGGCAGTTCTTCGTTTGTCTAGACTTTGGGATCACAAGATACCTGTTGATCTTTTTCACTTAACTTTAAGGGTGTCTGAG ATTAGTTTTCCTCAAGCTAAGAAGATTTTCTTGAGTAAAATTCACCAATATATCAAAGACCGCCTTTTGGATGCCAAATACGGGTGTGCTTTCTTATTCAACATATTTGGATCCAAGCCTGACGAGTTTGCAGAG GGTAAACAGAACCTCTTTGACATTATTCAAATGCACCACCAGTTGAAGGCACGGCAACTTTCTGTGCAATCAGATGCAAATTCCTTGACCACTTACCCTGAATACATTCTTCCATACCTAGTTCATGCACTTGCTCACAATTCATGTCCCAATGTTGATTATTGCAAGGATGTTGGAGCATATGATGATATATACCG GCAGTTGCACCTAATATTGTCAATGCTACTGCAAAGAGATGAAGATGCCAAGTCAGAAGTAACTACTGACAAAGAGAAGGAAGTTATATCTACCATCACTTCTATCTTTCTGAGGATCAAGCATTCTGAAGATGTGGTTGACACATCAAAGTCAAag AATTCTCATGCATTATGTGAGCTTGGTTTAGCAATAACCAAACGCTTAGTTCAGAAGGATGTTGATTTTCAAGGATTGTCCCATTTGGTTTCTCTACCTCCATTGCTATACAAAGCATCTGAGAAGGAAGGAGATGACACTTTG GTAACTGAAGTTAAAAGCTGGTTGGCTGATGAAAGTGCCTTGACTCACTTTGAATCTCTTGAACTAGAAACG GTTCAATCCCAATCAGCAGAGGATGAAGCTTCAAAGGATGATGAAAAAGACGGCAATGAAATACCTTTGCGAAAGATGTTAAAGAACATAAAATCTCAGGGAACCAGTGGGAAAAAGGTGAAAAGGAATAAGTCTGTGCCAGCTGAAACAAAAAAGACTGGAAATGATTTTGACATCTTAAATATGGTCAGAGAAATTAATGTGGATAACTTGGGGACCCCCACTAATTTTGAACCAAGTAACGGTCATGACCATTCTCTGATTAAAAAGGAACTGAAGGATCCAGAATATGCAACAGGTAAAAAGAGAAAAGCTAGCAAAACAACACCTGTTCCGGTGCCTAAACGTAGGCGGTCTTCCTCTGCTCATGGAAAATTGAGATTATCAACTAGTATATCAAAGGCATCTCGAAGAGTTTCAGGAGTAGACTCCCCTCAACCCAAATTACCGCTTGATGAAGAAGTTAACCCTGATGCAGATAGCAAAACCATGCAGAGAAAAATGGTCAAAGGAAGTGAGAAAGATTTGTTATTGTCCTCATTAAAACGAAAAGTTAAGGGTTCTGACAGTTACCATAATGATGAGTTGAACAAACCTGATGAGCATGACATGATG AGTCCTGATAGTACACAACAAAGTGATAAGACTGTAGGAAAAAATAACAAGTCTTCCACAGGATCTACtaaaaaggggaaaagaaaaagtatttcAGGATTGGCTAAG TGCACGACAAAGGAAGGTGAAATTGATACCGAAGATCTAATTGGCTGCAGAATTAAAGTTTGGTGGCCTACGGATAAGAA ATTTTATGGAGGCACCATCAAGTCCTATGACCCTTTGAAAGGGAAGCATGTG ATATTATATGATGATGGAGACGTAGAAATACTTCGTTTGGAAAAGGAGCGCTGGGAGCTTATTGACAAGGGCCGTAAATCTATCAAG AAGATAAAACTCTCTTCATTTGAAGC TTCTGGACAAAAGCATAAAGGTTCAAGTGGCTCACAAAgtaaaaaggcaaaaaaaat AATCAATGGTAAACAATCTCCCAGCAAACCTGTGAAACGtgcatcaaaaaataattttcatcaaGAGGATGCCAAAGAGCCTTCAAAGATATCAAATCCTGAAGAGACTACAACCTCTAAAGCGGATGAAATGTACTCCG GTGGATCAGATGAGGAGTTGACTGGAGGATTCAATGAAATTATGACAAAGGAGAAGAAAtctaacaaaaatacaaaatcaatttcCAGAGGAAAGAGGctaaacaaagagaaaaacttcCATTATACAGAAGAATCAGATGAAGAGAAGCAGGATTGTAGTGGGAGGCTTTCTGAAGATAGGGAAAGTGTCCCACAAGGTAGTTCTGAAGAGAGAGAAGTGGATGAATCAAGTGGAGCTTTGAGGGAAAATATTAACGGACAAGAATTTGATTCTGAAGGGCATCATGATAACAGCAAAGCTGACCGTAGTCCTAGAGAAATGGAGAAATCACATATAGAGCCATCAAAAAGTCCTGATGATGATGACGACGACACAATTGCTGAGATTTCTGATGATGTGCCTCTG AGCAAATGGAAACATAGGACGGGGAAGAAAAGCTCAGGGAAAGAACAATGA